The following is a genomic window from Malus sylvestris chromosome 12, drMalSylv7.2, whole genome shotgun sequence.
GTTCTGGGTCAGTGAAATGATGCTTGAATTGTGAAAATTTCAGGGATAATGGCTTTTTCCAGCAACGATATAAAAGTGGGTTCCAACATTGAAGTTGATGGGGCTCCTTGGCGAGTTATAGGTAATTATATTATCTTCCTCTtctaatactttttttttttttgaatttttttagttAAAGACTTAAAGTCGAAAATTTTGGACTTTGTTCTTATTGGGTATGTTAACATATTGAGTTTTAAGGCTGTAAttcaattttattatgtttctttttgtttgataATTACCAATTTTAGTACTAATCTCATGGCatttgtgtttgtttttgggtaaattttaCGATAGACATACTTTAGGGAGCTTGTATCTTTTAGTTGGTTTATGAGGATCACAATGTACATGTTGGTTTCTCATGGTTTTATGATGGGTATGCGAAATAGGGAAAAATCGAAAGCGTTTTGAATACCATGATGCTAAGCTGATATGAaaacctttttctttctctgcGTCATGCTTTCGAATCATGTCTTTTGCTTCGGGTAGGGGGATATTGGTACGTCAAGAGTTGCTTGTGAAGTTCCGGTTGAATATAGGTGTACTCAATTGCCATTTGCCTCTATAACTGCGGTGTCTGTTTTTGTCTGTCTAATATTCCTAATGAGGAGGTTTTTCTTATCTTCAGGGAAACAACTATTTCCATGATTCATTTTTCAGTTGAAGCTTACTGGTTTGCTGCCTGTTGCCTTATGTAGAGTTTCTTCACGTGAAACCTGGGAAAGGGGCCGCATTTGTAAGGACCAAAATGCGCAATTATGTATCAGGAAACACTGTTGAGAAAACATTTCGAGCTGGCAGCACGGTAATGTTTATTGATCAATCATTATTTCTGTGTTCAAATGTATTTGAAGTTTAATATAGTATTTTTTTGCTAACACGTATAATAAAGTCAGCTTAATATGTAGCGTTTGACATGgtctatttttgtattttttgcaAGCAATTTAATCTCAGAACCAAGTTTGTATATTCATCTTAACTGATCGCGTGGCATACTTAAGTTTAGTTGTCTTCAAACATATGACATTGTTCAACTTTCAGGTTATATTTGATATCATTTtgttgttaaagaaagaaagttTTCATTTCAAGCATGGAGCGCGTAAAAGTGAGTATGGTAGATGTCTATACAATGACATATATACATTCCCATGTTTGATTGTTTTTGCAGATTAATGAGGCAAATATATACAAGGAAACAAAGCAATTCGTATACAAAGACGGTCCCCAGTTTGTCTTCATGGACCTGGTATTCTTTGTCAGAGTttctaatttacaaaattaaagagccgttattggcactccaaaacaGTCGTCATGCACTCTAACCAAATGATAGAAAAAGGGAAGGAAGAGTGCATGATGACTATTGTGGAGTCCTTACAAATCGAGTATTTGGGACAAAACAATGCTCCTCACTTTAGTGTTTAAGACCCATAGCATCTATTCCTGTTATCAAGGAAGCTAGCTGATTCTATTATCTTTACACAATATTCATAAATATCTTTATTTTTCTAtcttaaacattttttttcgttCACTTGTCTCAGACTACCTACGAAGAAACTCGTGTAAATGAATCAAGTATTGGGGACAAAACAAAGTGGCTGAAAGAGGGCATGGACTGCAATTTGCTTCTTTGGAATGATAAAGTACTTTCCTTATTCTCTTTTAGCAATCCATTGCCTTTCAAGCTATTAAATTTCCAGTTTTTTCCACAAA
Proteins encoded in this region:
- the LOC126594048 gene encoding uncharacterized protein LOC126594048, whose amino-acid sequence is MAGMATSFNVSSASSILSRPSQLSSLSFSSKPFFLAMRSSSRTPLRLGFPRIMAFSSNDIKVGSNIEVDGAPWRVIEFLHVKPGKGAAFVRTKMRNYVSGNTVEKTFRAGSTINEANIYKETKQFVYKDGPQFVFMDLTTYEETRVNESSIGDKTKWLKEGMDCNLLLWNDKLIDVDIPITVQLKVVDVDPGLKGDTAQGGGTKPATLETDAVVFVPLFVNVGDEILVDTRTGQYMTRAEKN